The following are from one region of the Salvia hispanica cultivar TCC Black 2014 chromosome 1, UniMelb_Shisp_WGS_1.0, whole genome shotgun sequence genome:
- the LOC125207741 gene encoding ABC transporter B family member 20-like, with protein sequence MMISRGLFGWSPPHIQPLTPVSEVSEPPESPSPYADMGTGEAEPVEMEEEMDAENEEMEPPPAAVPFSQLFACADQLDWALMFVGSLAAAAHGTALVVYLHYFAKIIQLLRYERYSDELFDRFTELSLSIVYIAVGVFVAAWIEVSCWILTGERQTAVIRSKYVQVLLNQDMSFFDTYGNNGDIVSQVLSDVLLIQSALSEKVGNYIHNMATFFSGLIIGFVNCWQIALITLATGPLIVAAGGISNIFLHRLAENIQDAYAEAASIAEQAVSYIRTLYSFTNETLAKYSYATSLQATLRYGILISLVQGLGLGFTYGLAICSCALQLWVGRSLVTHGRAHGGEIVTALFSVILSGLGLNQAATNFYSFEQGRIAAYRLFEMITRSSSTVNHDGLTLPSVQGNIEFRNVYFSYLSRPEIPILSGFYLTVPAKKAVALVGRNGSGKSSIIPLMERFYDPTLGEVLLDGENIKNLKLEWLRSQIGLVTQEPALLSLSIKDNIAYGRNASMDQIEEAAKIAHAHTFISSLEKGYDTQVGRASLMMSEEQKIKLSVARAVLSNPSILLLDEVTGGLDFEAERSVQEALDVLMLGRSTIIIARRLSLIKNADYIAVMEEGQLVEMGTHEELMNLDGLYAELLKCEEATKLPRRMPMKTYKETSTFQVEKDSSASRIFQEPSSPRMAKSPSLQRVAGGHMVRPADVSYSSQESPRVLSPPPEEMMENGVSMEVIDREPTIERQDSFEMRLPELPKIDVHTGQRQKSASDPESPVSPLLTSDPTNERSHSQTFSRPLSEYDDLPMTMKETKGTSQEEPSLWRLVELSLAEWLYAVLGSTGAAIFGSFNPILAYVIALVVTAYYKKDGHRHHIQEEINRWCLIITGMGIVTVIANFLQHFYFGIMGEKMTERVRRMMFSAMLRNEVGWFDEEENSADNLSMRLANDATFVRAAFSNRLSIFIQDSAAVIVAVLIGMFLQWRLALVALATLPILMVSAIAQKLWLAGFSKGIQEMHRKASLVLEDAVRNIYTVVAFCAGDKVMELYRVQLRKIFKKSFLQGMAIGFAFGFSQFLLFACNALLLWYTALCVKRQYMSLGTALKEYMVFSFATFALVEPFGLAPYILKRRKSLISVFEIIDRTPKIEPDDNAALKPANVYGSIELKNVDFSYPTRPEVLVLSNFSLRVNGGQTVAVVGVSGSGKSTIISLIERFYDPVAGQILLDGRDLKSYNLRWLRNHLGLVQQEPIIFSTTIRENIIYARHNASEAEMKEAARIANAHHFISSLPHGYDTHVGMRGVDLTPGQKQRIAIARVILKNAPILLLDEASSSIESESSRVVQEALDTLIMGNKTTVLIAHRAAMMRHVDNIVVLNGGRIVEEGTHDTLMAKNSLYVRLMQPHFGKGMRQHRLI encoded by the exons ATGATGATATCCAGGGGTTTGTTCGGGTGGTCCCCGCCGCACATACAGCCGCTGACGCCGGTGTCGGAGGTGTCGGAGCCGCCGGAGTCGCCCTCGCCGTACGCGGATATGGGGACGGGCGAGGCGGAGCCGGTGGAGATGGAGGAGGAGATGGACGCCGAGAACGAGGAGATGGAGCCGCCGCCGGCTGCGGTGCCGTTCTCCCAGCTGTTTGCCTGCGCTGACCAGCTTGACTGGGCGCTCATGTTCGTTGGATCTCTCGCGGCTGCTGCGCACGGGACTGCGCTCGTTGTCTACTTGCATTATTTTGCTAAGATTATACAGCTGCTCCGGTATGAGCGGTATAGCGATGAGCTTTTCGACAGGTTCACTGAG CTTTCTTTAAGCATTGTATATATTGCTGTTGGAGTTTTTGTTGCAGCCTGGATAG AGGTGTCGTGCTGGATACTTACTGGGGAACGTCAGACTGCTGTGATAAGGTCAAAATATGTTCAAGTTCTACTTAATCAGGACATGAGCTTTTTTGACACCTATGGAAATAATGGAGACATTGTGAGCCAAGTACTGAGTGATGTACTGCTCATTCAATCTGCTCTCAGTGAAAAA GTGGGGAACTATATTCATAATATGGCTACTTTCTTTAGTGGCCTTATTATTGGATTTGTCAACTGCTGGCAGATTGCCCTTATTACTTTAGCTACTGGACCACTAATAGTTGCTGCAGGAGGGATTTCAAATATCTTTTTGCATAGACTTGCTGAAAATATCCAAGATGCTTATGCTGAGGCAGCAAGCATTGCGGAGCAG GCGGTCTCGTATATCAGAACCTTGTACTCATTTACCAATGAAACCTTGGcaaaatattcatatgcaACTTCACTTCAAGCTACACTCAGATATGGAATATTGATAAGTCTTGTTCAAGGGCTTGGACTTGGTTTCACATATGGACTTGCAATCTGTTCTTGTGCGTTGCAACTTTGGGTGGGGAGGTCCCTTGTCACACATGGAAGAGCCCATGGTGGAGAAATCGTAACTGCTCTATTTTCTGTTATATTAAGTGGCCT TGGACTGAATCAAGCAGCTACAAACTTTTATTCTTTCGAACAAGGAAGAATTGCTGCCTACAGACTGTTTGAGATGATAACTCGGTCATCCTCCACTGTTAATCATGATGGGCTAACTCTTCCTTCTGTTCAAGGGAACATAGAGTTTCGAAATGTATATTTTAGCTATTTGTCCCGCCCTGAAATCCCGATTTTGAGTGGGTTTTATCTCACTGTGCCTGCTAAAAAGGCTGTGGCACTTGTTGGCAGAAACGGCTCTGGAAAAAGCAGTATCATACCACTTATGGAGCGGTTTTATGACCCTACCTTAG GAGAAGTTCTTTTGGATGGTGAAAATATAAAGAACCTCAAGCTGGAATGGCTAAGAAGCCAAATTGGTTTAGTTACCCAGGAACCTGCTTTACTGAGTTTGAGTATTAAAGATAACATTGCTTATGGAAGAAATGCTTCTATGGACCAAATTGAGGAAGCTGCTAAAATAGCACATGCGCATACATTTATTAGCTCTCTCGAAAAAGGATATGATACTCAG GTTGGTAGGGCCTCTCTGATGATGTCAGAGGAGCAGAAGATTAAACTTTCTGTTGCTAGGGCTGTGCTGTCAAATCCATCTATTTTACTCCTGGATGAAGTCACTGGTGGACTTGATTTTGAGGCTGAAAGATCTGTTCAGGAAGCTCTGGATGTTCTCATGCTGGGAAGATCGACTATTATAATAGCTAGACGGCTAAGTCTTATTAAAAATGCTGATTATATTGCTGTAATGGAGGAAGGCCAACTCGTTGAAATGGGTACACATGAAGAACTAATGAACTTGGATGGCCTTTATGCAGAACTGCTCAAATGTGAGGAAGCTACTAAGCTTCCACGaag GATGCCAATGAAAACCTACAAGGAAACCTCAACTTTTCAGGTTGAGAAAGATTCTTCTGCGAGTCGCATCTTTCAAGAACCATCATCCCCTAGAATGGCCAAGTCACCATCTCTCCAGAGAGTTGCTGGAGGTCATATGGTTCGACCTGCCGATGTGAGCTATAGCTCCCAAGAATCTCCACGAGTTCTTAGTCCACCCCCAGAAGAAATGATGGAAAATGGCGTTTCCATGGAAGTGATAGATAGAGAACCAACAATAGAGAGGCAGGATAGTTTTGAGATGAGACTACCAGAATTACCCAAGATTGATGTTCATACTGGTCAGCGTCAAAAGAGTGCTTCTGATCCCGAATCTCCTGTTTCTCCGCTTTTGACATCTGACCCAACAAATGAACGTTCTCATTCCCAAACCTTTAGTCGACCACTCAGTGAATATGATGATCTTCCTATGACAATGAAAGAAACCAAGGGTACATCACAAGAAGAACCATCCCTCTGGAGGCTAGTAGAACTTAGCCTTGCAGAATGGCTTTACGCTGTTCTCGGAAGCACTGGTGCTGCAATCTTTGGTTCTTTTAATCCCATCCTTGCTTATGTTATTGCACTTGTAGTAACAGCTTATTACAAAAAAGATGGACATAGACATCATATACAGGAAGAAATTAACAGATGGTGCTTAATCATAACTGGCATGGGAATTGTGACGGTGATTGCTAATTTTTTGCAGCACTTCTACTTTGGTATAATGGGAGAAAAAATGACTGAGCGTGTTCGAAGAATGATGTTTTCAG CAATGCTTCGAAATGAAGTTGGGTGGTTTGATGAGGAGGAAAATAGCGCTGATAACCTCTCAATGCGATTGGCTAATGATGCTACTTTTGTGAGAGCTGCTTTTAGCAATCGGCTTTCAATATTCATACAAGATAGTGCAGCTGTTATAGTTGCTGTCCTCATTGGGATGTTTCTGCAGTGGCGGCTGGCACTAGTGGCCTTGGCTACTTTGCCCATTCTTATGGTTTCTGCCATAGCACAG AAACTATGGCTTGCTGGATTTTCGAAGGGTATCCAAGAGATGCATAGGAAGGCATCTTTGGTCTTGGAGGATGCTGTTCGTAATATCTATACTGTCGTAGCATTTTGTGCTGGTGACAAGGTGATGGAACTCTACAGAGTACAACTTCGAAAGATATTCAAGAAAAGCTTTCTCCAAGGCATGGCTATTGGTTTTGCATTTGGCTTTTCTCAGTTTCTTTTGTTTGCTTGCAATGCCCTCCTTCTTTGGTACACTGCTCTTTGTGTGAAAAGGCAGTACATGTCTCTGGGGACAGCGCTAAAAGAGTATATGGTGTTCTCTTTTGCAACATTTGCGCTAGTTGAACCTTTTGGTTTGGCCCCGTATATTCTTAAAAGGAGAAAGTCCTTGATATCTGTCTTTGAGATAATTGACCGAACCCCTAAGATTGAACCTGATGATAATGCTGCCCTAAAGCCTGCAAATGTTTATGGAAGCATCGAGTTGAAAAATGTTGACTTTTCGTATCCGACTCGGCCGGAAGTCTTGGTGCTAAGCAATTTCAGTCTCAGAGTTAATGGTGGACAAACCGTAGCAGTGGTTGGAGTTTCGGGGTCAGGAAAAAGCACCATTATATCTTTGATAGAAAGGTTTTATGATCCGGTTGCTGGACAGATATTACTAGATGGCCGAGATTTGAAATCTTACAATCTGAGATGGTTGAGGAACCACTTAGGTCTTGTCCAGCAGGAGCCCATCATATTCTCAACAACCATCAGAGAGAATATCATTTATGCGAGGCATAATGCAAGCGAAGCGGAAATGAAGGAGGCTGCAAGGATAGCAAATGCTCATCATTTTATAAGCAGCTTGCCTCATGGATACGACACCCATGTAGGTATGAGGGGCGTGGATTTGACTCCCGGACAGAAGCAGAGGATTGCAATCGCTAGAGTTATTCTGAAGAATGCACCTATTTTGTTGTTGGATGAAGCTAGCTCATCAATAGAATCTGAGTCGAGCAGGGTAGTACAAGAAGCCCTTGACACTCTTATCATGGGGAACAAAACAACCGTTCTTATTGCACATCGAGCAGCCATGATGAGACATGTTGACAATATAGTTGTACTAAATGGTGGACGAATAGTGGAAGAAGGGACTCATGATACCCTGATGGCAAAGAACAGTTTATACGTGCGATTGATGCAACCCCACTTTGGTAAAGGGATGCGCCAACACAGGCTTATTTAG
- the LOC125219244 gene encoding photosynthetic NDH subunit of lumenal location 1, chloroplastic, giving the protein MAVSSLSLNFVSKPFTHNSGVRGWISPAECAAVSTTKCSKIASFDEETQCAASGNCKRRELILGMGALTMNTLRQSPLLAEEIPERYSIYVDKVDGYSYYYPSDWRDFDFIGHDSAFKDKSLQLQNVRLSFLPTTKTDIRELGPMDEVIFHLTNDVYSAPNQIADILDMQEKTIDGRNYWTFEYVLTSPNFSRAAFATIAIGNGRYYTLIVGANQRRWRKYRNMLKVVADSFKVMDIESAL; this is encoded by the exons ATGGCAGTTtcatcactctctctcaatttcgTCTCTAAGCCATTCACACACAAC TCAGGAGTGCGCGGTTGGATTAGCCCAGCCGAATGTGCCGCAGTTTCAACCACTAAGTGCTCGAAAATCGCGTCATTCGATGAAGAAA CTCAGTGTGCTGCTTCTGGAAATTGCAAAAGGAGAGAGCTTATACTTGGCATGGGAGCCCTCACAATGAACACTCTCCGACAAAGCCCCCTTCTAGCAGAAG AGATACCAGAAAGGTACAGTATATATGTCGACAAAGTTGACGGATATTCGTATTACTATCCCTCAGATTGGAGA GACTTCGACTTCATAGGCCATGATTCAGCGTTCAAAGACAAATCACTACAACTGCAAAACGTGAGATTGAGCTTCCTTCCAACGACCAAGACTGACATCCGTGAACTAGGACCAATGGACGAG GTCATTTTCCATCTCACGAACGACGTATACTCAGCACCAAATCAAATTGCAGATATATTGGACATGCAAGAG AAAACCATCGATGGCAGAAACTACTGGACGTTCGAATATGTACTAACCTCCCCAAATTTTTCAAGAGCAGCTTTTGCAACCATCGCCATTGGAAATG GAAGATACTACACGTTGATAGTCGGGGCAAACCAGAGACGATGGAGGAAGTACAGAAACATGCTGAAAGTGGTGGCTGACTCTTTCAAAGTGATGGATATCGAAAGTGCTCTATGA